One Roseovarius bejariae genomic region harbors:
- a CDS encoding FliM/FliN family flagellar motor switch protein encodes MQGKNSVIHRKAQAAREEFDARGMSTAKALRVALARVADRCYGLPLVVTTVEQVTISQASVQDAVADGGLLALLDGEDRHPGALCLDPQFVMGLIEVQTTGAVKNTQAAARPVTRTDAAICAPFIDRFFESASSQLEENSPKIEMENYQFGDMVEDARTLALALDNPDYDVFRLSVDLGDGAKTGLMTVFIPIAQHTERAMRKGVFAQSSSGPPGLGDIVRNAPVTLTAVLDRLEMPLKDACKLEVGMCFPISPGALADAQLTSTGGHVAARVMLGQVNGFRAARLIAGRNGPLLQDGGAQAPGLRSDDRQTGETPEPPADSHLSLQPSGHLGGEAHESRTTSEAGDSVQSEALRAGADNGLAEV; translated from the coding sequence ATGCAGGGCAAAAATTCGGTCATACATCGTAAGGCGCAGGCCGCGCGCGAGGAATTCGACGCGCGTGGAATGTCGACCGCCAAGGCGCTGCGCGTCGCATTGGCGCGCGTTGCAGACCGTTGTTACGGTCTGCCTCTTGTTGTCACTACCGTCGAGCAGGTCACGATATCGCAAGCGAGCGTGCAAGACGCCGTTGCAGATGGCGGGCTGCTTGCCCTTCTGGATGGGGAAGACCGGCACCCCGGTGCTCTTTGCCTGGATCCGCAGTTCGTGATGGGGCTGATCGAAGTGCAGACAACTGGCGCCGTGAAAAACACACAAGCTGCGGCGCGCCCAGTTACGCGTACTGACGCCGCGATATGCGCGCCTTTCATCGACAGGTTTTTCGAATCCGCCAGTTCCCAGCTTGAGGAAAACTCTCCAAAGATCGAGATGGAGAACTATCAATTTGGGGATATGGTCGAGGATGCGCGTACGCTGGCACTTGCGCTTGATAACCCGGATTATGATGTGTTTCGCCTCTCTGTCGATCTCGGCGATGGTGCAAAAACCGGTTTGATGACGGTATTTATTCCAATCGCTCAGCACACTGAGAGGGCAATGCGCAAGGGCGTCTTCGCACAGAGCTCGTCGGGACCGCCGGGATTGGGTGATATCGTTCGAAATGCCCCCGTGACACTCACTGCGGTTCTTGATCGTTTGGAGATGCCCTTAAAGGATGCCTGCAAGCTGGAGGTAGGAATGTGTTTTCCCATATCTCCGGGTGCGCTGGCGGATGCGCAATTGACATCGACAGGTGGGCATGTTGCCGCTCGTGTCATGTTAGGGCAAGTGAATGGCTTTCGGGCAGCTCGCCTGATAGCGGGGCGAAATGGGCCGCTTTTGCAGGATGGGGGCGCTCAGGCGCCGGGATTGCGGAGTGATGACCGTCAAACTGGAGAGACCCCAGAGCCTCCGGCCGACAGCCACCTTTCATTGCAACCATCCGGCCATCTTGGCGGGGAGGCACATGAGTCGCGTACTACCTCCGAGGCAGGTGATAGTGTTCAGTCCGAAGCTCTCCGTGCAGGGGCGGACAATGGCCTCGCCGAAGTTTAG
- a CDS encoding helix-turn-helix domain-containing protein: MPASSMIGTRIREKRMALGLRQTELAKAAEISPSYLNLIEHNRRRIGGRTLLRLAEALEVEPTLLSEGAEATLIAALHEAAGSQEEREAEVDRAQEFAGRFPGWAQLVAAQHQRVETLERTVQSLTDRMAHDPHLAASLHEVISTVTAIRSTASILEETREIEPEWQHRFHRNIGEDSRRLAEGAQALVSYLEAGPESEAEALSPQDTVHALLSDRNFHFGEIEDAADPMAAVAAVVEGLADKLDSDAARRILEEYLQAYAKDVSALPRYDLHAAISALGISPDALARRLNVGLPLVFRRLASLPDNEVGPVGLIVCDNAGSLLLRKEIEGFGTPRVAGACALWPIFQVLRHPGSPMCVHLRQTGRDNVRLLAMAAAEEVTPPTFEHPALMKGYMLLLPERDEGQWPSIDVGISCRVCPRKDCAARREPSIM, translated from the coding sequence ATGCCTGCCAGCTCGATGATCGGAACGCGTATCCGTGAAAAACGCATGGCGCTTGGCTTGCGTCAGACCGAGTTGGCCAAGGCGGCAGAAATATCACCGTCGTACCTCAACCTGATCGAGCACAATCGACGCAGAATCGGGGGGCGGACCCTTCTGAGATTGGCCGAGGCGTTGGAGGTGGAGCCGACGCTTCTTTCCGAGGGGGCCGAGGCCACATTGATTGCTGCATTGCACGAAGCTGCGGGATCTCAGGAGGAACGCGAGGCTGAAGTCGATCGGGCACAGGAATTCGCGGGCCGCTTTCCGGGCTGGGCGCAGTTGGTGGCGGCACAGCATCAAAGGGTCGAGACATTGGAGCGAACAGTGCAAAGTTTGACGGATCGTATGGCACATGATCCGCATCTTGCGGCGTCACTTCATGAAGTGATCTCCACGGTCACGGCCATTCGCTCGACAGCCTCCATCCTTGAGGAGACGCGCGAGATCGAACCGGAGTGGCAGCATCGGTTTCACCGAAACATCGGGGAAGACAGCCGGAGGCTGGCGGAGGGGGCGCAGGCCCTTGTGAGCTATCTTGAGGCCGGACCGGAAAGCGAGGCCGAGGCGCTTTCGCCGCAGGATACCGTTCATGCATTGTTGAGCGATCGCAATTTTCATTTTGGTGAAATCGAAGATGCCGCAGACCCGATGGCCGCGGTTGCCGCAGTGGTCGAAGGTTTGGCAGACAAACTTGATAGTGATGCGGCCCGAAGGATTCTGGAGGAATATTTGCAAGCCTACGCCAAGGACGTTTCGGCGTTGCCAAGGTATGACCTTCACGCCGCGATTTCCGCCTTGGGTATTTCTCCCGATGCATTGGCCCGGCGTCTGAATGTGGGGTTGCCCTTGGTCTTCCGGCGTCTTGCGTCGTTGCCGGATAACGAGGTCGGGCCGGTCGGTCTGATCGTGTGTGACAATGCCGGTAGTCTGCTTTTGCGCAAGGAAATAGAAGGCTTCGGAACGCCCCGTGTTGCCGGCGCCTGTGCGCTTTGGCCCATATTCCAGGTGCTGCGGCATCCCGGCTCACCGATGTGTGTACACCTGCGCCAGACAGGAAGAGACAATGTCAGATTGTTGGCCATGGCTGCCGCCGAGGAGGTGACGCCCCCCACCTTCGAGCACCCGGCCTTGATGAAGGGGTATATGCTGCTTCTGCCCGAACGTGACGAGGGGCAATGGCCGTCAATTGATGTCGGAATTTCCTGCCGTGTTTGCCCGCGTAAGGATTGCGCGGCAAGGCGCGAGCCATCCATCATGTGA
- a CDS encoding response regulator transcription factor, translating into MNKKVLLIEDEPNIIEAISFILMRDGWEVKTHSNGHDAMEAVRSREADLIILDVMLPGRSGFDILKDIRADADLAGTPVLMLTARGQDKDREMAERVGVNRFMTKPFSNADVLDAVRSLVATT; encoded by the coding sequence ATGAACAAAAAAGTGCTTCTTATCGAAGATGAGCCAAATATCATTGAAGCGATCAGCTTTATCCTGATGCGCGACGGATGGGAGGTGAAAACCCACTCCAATGGGCATGATGCCATGGAGGCTGTGCGCAGTCGCGAGGCGGACCTCATCATCCTTGACGTGATGCTTCCCGGGCGGAGTGGTTTTGATATTCTCAAGGATATCAGGGCAGACGCTGACCTCGCAGGTACACCGGTTCTCATGCTCACGGCCAGAGGGCAGGATAAGGACCGGGAAATGGCTGAACGTGTCGGCGTCAACCGCTTCATGACCAAGCCGTTTTCGAACGCCGATGTTCTTGATGCCGTCCGCTCATTGGTGGCGACGACATGA
- a CDS encoding ABC transporter ATP-binding protein — protein sequence MNVKPDFSKGKNYAETAPAFLSVWDMQSYYGESYIVQGISFNVHEGEILALLGRNGAGKTTTLRSIARMDSPQVNHGEVWLDHQPLHNMKSHQAAAAGIGLVPEDRCIIPGLTVEENLELAQIAPPIGWSIERLYELFPRLGERRKQEGITLSGGEQQMLAIARALARDIKVLLLDEPYEGLAPVIVDEIEKTLRIIKEQGITTVLVEQNAVRALELADRAVILDTGSIVFDGSAAEVLENEELRAEYLAI from the coding sequence ATGAACGTCAAACCCGATTTCTCCAAGGGCAAGAACTACGCCGAAACCGCTCCGGCCTTCCTGTCGGTCTGGGATATGCAATCCTACTACGGCGAAAGTTACATCGTCCAAGGCATCAGCTTCAACGTCCACGAGGGCGAAATCCTTGCCCTTCTGGGCCGGAACGGGGCCGGAAAGACCACCACGCTGCGCTCGATTGCGCGCATGGACAGCCCGCAGGTCAACCATGGTGAAGTCTGGCTGGATCACCAGCCGCTTCACAATATGAAAAGCCATCAGGCCGCCGCGGCGGGGATCGGCCTTGTGCCCGAGGATCGCTGCATCATTCCCGGTCTGACGGTCGAAGAAAACCTTGAACTGGCCCAGATCGCACCGCCCATCGGTTGGTCGATCGAACGCCTGTACGAGCTGTTTCCCCGCCTCGGCGAGCGCCGCAAGCAAGAGGGCATAACCCTTTCGGGGGGCGAGCAGCAGATGCTGGCTATTGCCCGCGCCCTTGCGCGCGATATCAAGGTTCTCCTGCTGGACGAACCCTATGAGGGCCTCGCGCCGGTGATCGTGGACGAAATCGAGAAAACGCTGCGTATCATCAAGGAACAGGGTATCACCACGGTTCTGGTGGAACAGAATGCCGTCCGCGCCCTGGAACTGGCGGACCGCGCGGTGATCCTTGATACCGGCTCCATCGTTTTCGATGGATCGGCTGCAGAAGTCCTTGAAAATGAAGAACTGCGCGCTGAGTATCTGGCGATCTAA
- a CDS encoding branched-chain amino acid ABC transporter permease, which produces MLGLNKKDASLLIIAAVLALGAPFILNPFPADSAMAQFNAGYPDLMQRFVIFGIFAIGFNILFGLTGYLSFGHAAFLGVGSYSAVWMFKLLSMNVLPAIILSVIVAGLFSLLIGFVSLRRSGIYFSILTLAFAQMSFNLAYSVLTPITNGETGLQLTLDDPRILGASASVDGGIPVTNLFGLEMRSTYEMALGPWSFQFNAGYYLCAIIMLLSFYLAIRIFRSPFGMMLRAIKSNNTRMNYTGLNARPYALAAFVISGMYAGLAGGLMASMDPLAGAERMQWTASGEVVLMTILGGAGTLIGPVLGAGFIKYFENIFSKINDNVLHNWVSFMPDGLEDVVVALIHPFIGKGWHLTLGLLFMLVVIFLPGGLVEGGQRIARAFRRKRNDDKSDKSTSTEPAE; this is translated from the coding sequence ATGCTGGGATTGAACAAAAAAGACGCGTCTCTCCTGATCATCGCTGCGGTCCTCGCCTTGGGCGCGCCGTTTATCCTCAACCCCTTCCCGGCGGACAGCGCAATGGCGCAGTTCAACGCTGGCTACCCGGACCTGATGCAACGCTTCGTCATCTTCGGGATATTCGCCATCGGGTTCAACATCCTGTTCGGTCTGACCGGCTACCTGTCCTTCGGTCACGCGGCCTTTCTGGGGGTCGGCTCCTACTCGGCCGTCTGGATGTTCAAACTGCTCAGCATGAACGTGCTGCCGGCGATCATCCTGTCGGTTATCGTGGCGGGACTGTTCTCTCTGCTGATCGGCTTCGTGTCTCTTCGCCGGTCGGGCATCTACTTCTCGATCCTGACACTGGCCTTCGCACAGATGAGCTTTAACCTCGCCTATTCGGTCCTGACGCCGATCACCAACGGCGAAACCGGCCTGCAGTTGACGTTGGACGACCCGCGTATTCTGGGCGCCAGTGCCTCGGTAGATGGCGGCATTCCGGTGACCAACCTGTTTGGCCTTGAGATGCGGTCGACCTACGAAATGGCGCTTGGACCCTGGTCTTTTCAATTCAACGCCGGGTACTACCTGTGCGCAATCATCATGCTGCTTAGTTTCTACCTCGCGATCCGGATTTTCCGTTCGCCCTTCGGGATGATGCTGCGCGCGATCAAGTCCAACAACACCCGGATGAACTACACCGGCCTGAACGCACGGCCCTACGCACTTGCGGCCTTCGTGATTTCGGGCATGTATGCCGGTCTGGCGGGCGGCCTGATGGCCTCGATGGACCCTCTGGCCGGGGCCGAGCGGATGCAGTGGACGGCTTCGGGCGAGGTGGTTTTGATGACCATCCTGGGCGGCGCCGGCACCCTGATCGGCCCGGTCTTGGGCGCAGGTTTCATCAAGTACTTCGAGAACATCTTCTCGAAGATCAACGACAACGTTCTGCACAACTGGGTCAGCTTCATGCCAGACGGTCTTGAAGATGTGGTCGTGGCCTTGATCCACCCCTTCATCGGCAAGGGCTGGCACCTGACACTGGGCCTGTTGTTCATGCTGGTCGTCATCTTCCTGCCTGGCGGGCTTGTGGAGGGCGGTCAACGTATCGCGCGCGCCTTCCGCCGCAAGAGAAACGATGACAAGTCCGATAAATCCACCAGCACCGAACCCGCGGAATAA
- a CDS encoding ABC transporter ATP-binding protein: MGILEVKDVNKRFGGLQALGDVNLSVAENSCHAIIGPNGAGKSTLLNCLVGKLIPDTGSVMFDGQSVLGRKPYEINQMGISRVFQTPEIFGDLTVLENMMIPIFAKRDGAFRMHALEGTANEKGIVEHAEHMLESLNMADKRHMHSASMSRGDKRRLEIGMCLAQEPRLLLLDEPTAGMARADTNNTIDLLKQIKDERDITIAIIEHDMHVVFSLAERITVLAQGTPLVEDTPDKIKGHPKVREAYLGETA; encoded by the coding sequence ATGGGCATTCTTGAAGTCAAGGACGTCAACAAACGCTTCGGTGGCCTTCAGGCCCTTGGCGACGTCAACCTCAGCGTGGCAGAGAACTCCTGCCACGCGATCATCGGCCCCAACGGGGCTGGCAAGTCCACCCTGCTCAACTGTCTGGTGGGCAAGCTGATCCCGGACACTGGCAGCGTCATGTTCGACGGCCAAAGCGTACTGGGGCGCAAGCCTTACGAGATCAACCAGATGGGCATCTCGCGGGTGTTTCAGACGCCAGAAATCTTCGGCGACCTGACTGTTTTGGAAAACATGATGATCCCGATCTTTGCCAAGCGCGACGGAGCCTTCCGCATGCATGCCCTGGAAGGCACCGCCAACGAGAAAGGGATCGTGGAGCACGCCGAACATATGCTGGAAAGCCTCAACATGGCAGACAAGCGGCATATGCATTCCGCCTCGATGAGCCGCGGCGACAAGCGGCGGCTTGAGATCGGCATGTGTCTTGCGCAGGAGCCACGTCTGTTGCTTCTGGATGAGCCGACGGCGGGCATGGCCCGGGCGGACACCAACAACACCATCGACCTGCTCAAGCAGATCAAGGACGAACGTGACATCACGATCGCGATCATTGAGCATGACATGCATGTTGTGTTCAGTCTTGCGGAAAGGATCACCGTTCTGGCGCAGGGCACACCGCTGGTCGAGGACACGCCGGACAAGATCAAGGGCCACCCGAAGGTCCGCGAAGCCTATCTTGGCGAAACGGCGTAA
- a CDS encoding sensor histidine kinase gives MASLNVLVLVCVLYVIFLFAVAFAADRAALHGRGAWLRSPIVYTLSLSIYCTAWTFYGAVGFAARSGLEYVTIYLGPTLIMIGWWWTLRKMVRVGRSQRITSIADLISSRYGKSNTLAVFVTILAVIGTTPYIALQLQSVTLSFQTFAETDVTQVSPISQQSTALWVAAGLAVFTILFGTRNLDANERHHGVVMAIALEAVVKLLALVAVGVFVVWGLSGGVGETLAHIDASSISSFEVTGSRWVGLTMLSAAAFICLPRMFQVMVVENEDEGHLRTASWAFPTYLMAMSLFVIPIAAIGLERMPEDANPDLFVLTLPLQEGRDGLAIMSFLGGFSSATSMVIVAAIALSTMVSNHIVMPIWLWMSGGSAMVSGDVRSVALLARRLSIAGIVFLGYLYFRLSGGGAALAAIGLISFAGVAQFLPALMGGLFWRGANRVGALAGLSVGAMVWLYSLFLPSFGDTVLLPQAVIDHGLFGLAWLRPQALFGAEGLDPIVHAVMWSLFLNTLVFVVVSLLSFPRPIERLQGAQFVNVFQHSGTAGTWAGGLAQSEDLLIMTQRIMGSSEAQALFAGAARRQGIAGFLPEPTPDFLQELERALSGSVGAATAHAMISQIVGGATVSVEDLMAVADETAQIMEYSNRLEAKTEEQARTARQLREANEKLTQLSVQKDAFLSQISHELRTPMTSIRAFSEIMRDTAGLTADEQNKYSSIIHDEAVRLTRLLDDLLDLSVLENAQVVLNWQTGTLSDVLDRAVSAAGGSGPEFKVDRVRQQEQFELTSDLDRLAQVFINLISNARKYCDSETPTLRIRVKRSGSNLVLDFIDNGSGIPTEKQTLIFEKFSRIGETKAGGAGLGLAICREVMARLSGAITYLPGQKGAAFRVTVPVDVTAAEAAE, from the coding sequence ATGGCGTCTCTGAACGTTCTCGTTCTTGTCTGTGTTCTTTACGTCATTTTCTTGTTCGCAGTGGCATTTGCGGCAGATCGTGCTGCCCTGCATGGGCGGGGGGCATGGCTTCGGTCTCCGATCGTCTATACGCTGTCACTTTCGATCTATTGTACCGCTTGGACATTTTACGGCGCCGTGGGCTTCGCGGCTCGTTCAGGGTTGGAATACGTGACGATCTACCTAGGGCCGACATTGATCATGATCGGGTGGTGGTGGACCCTGCGTAAGATGGTCCGCGTGGGACGCAGTCAGCGGATCACGTCAATCGCTGACCTAATCTCATCGCGCTATGGCAAGTCGAACACCCTCGCGGTTTTCGTAACGATACTGGCCGTGATCGGGACCACCCCCTATATCGCCTTGCAACTCCAGTCAGTCACCTTGTCATTCCAGACCTTCGCCGAGACGGATGTGACGCAGGTCAGCCCGATCAGCCAGCAATCCACCGCTCTTTGGGTCGCTGCGGGTCTTGCCGTGTTCACGATCCTGTTCGGGACAAGGAATCTGGATGCCAATGAACGCCATCATGGGGTTGTCATGGCGATTGCGCTTGAGGCGGTCGTCAAGCTTCTTGCGCTTGTCGCGGTCGGTGTCTTCGTAGTTTGGGGGCTGTCCGGGGGGGTCGGCGAAACCTTGGCGCATATCGATGCCTCGTCGATTTCATCCTTTGAAGTCACCGGAAGTCGTTGGGTCGGGCTGACCATGCTATCGGCGGCGGCCTTTATATGCTTGCCGCGTATGTTCCAGGTCATGGTTGTCGAGAACGAAGATGAGGGCCATTTGCGCACGGCATCCTGGGCGTTTCCGACGTATCTCATGGCCATGAGCCTTTTCGTGATCCCGATTGCTGCGATCGGGCTTGAAAGAATGCCGGAAGATGCCAACCCGGACCTCTTCGTTCTGACCTTGCCTTTGCAAGAGGGCCGGGATGGTTTGGCCATCATGTCTTTCCTTGGCGGCTTCAGTTCGGCGACCTCCATGGTGATCGTGGCCGCCATTGCCTTGTCCACGATGGTGTCTAACCATATCGTCATGCCAATCTGGCTTTGGATGTCGGGTGGTAGCGCCATGGTTTCGGGCGATGTGCGAAGTGTGGCTCTTTTGGCGCGCCGCTTGTCGATCGCCGGGATCGTGTTCCTTGGTTACCTCTATTTCCGTTTGTCCGGCGGCGGGGCCGCGCTTGCGGCTATCGGGTTGATTTCCTTCGCCGGTGTGGCGCAATTCCTGCCTGCATTGATGGGCGGCTTGTTCTGGCGCGGGGCAAATCGGGTTGGCGCCCTTGCGGGTCTGAGCGTGGGGGCCATGGTTTGGCTATACAGCCTTTTTCTCCCGAGTTTCGGCGATACGGTCCTGTTGCCACAGGCCGTTATCGACCATGGGCTATTTGGTTTGGCATGGCTGCGGCCGCAGGCCCTGTTCGGGGCAGAGGGTCTGGATCCGATCGTACATGCGGTGATGTGGTCTTTGTTTTTAAACACACTGGTCTTTGTCGTGGTGTCCCTGCTGAGCTTTCCGCGCCCGATCGAGCGTTTGCAGGGCGCGCAGTTCGTCAATGTCTTCCAGCATTCGGGAACGGCTGGCACATGGGCCGGGGGGCTGGCGCAGAGCGAGGACCTGCTGATTATGACTCAACGGATCATGGGCTCATCAGAGGCACAGGCCCTGTTTGCCGGGGCCGCGCGCCGACAGGGGATTGCTGGCTTCCTGCCCGAGCCGACACCGGATTTCCTTCAGGAACTGGAACGCGCTCTATCGGGGTCGGTCGGGGCGGCCACAGCACATGCCATGATCAGCCAGATCGTCGGCGGGGCGACCGTTTCCGTCGAAGACCTGATGGCCGTGGCCGATGAAACCGCGCAGATCATGGAGTATTCCAACCGCTTGGAGGCCAAGACCGAGGAACAGGCCAGAACGGCAAGACAACTGCGTGAGGCGAATGAAAAGCTGACCCAGCTTTCCGTTCAAAAAGATGCCTTTTTAAGTCAGATCAGTCATGAACTTCGCACACCGATGACCTCGATCCGGGCGTTTTCAGAGATCATGCGAGATACGGCTGGCCTGACGGCAGATGAACAAAACAAGTATTCATCTATCATCCATGACGAGGCTGTCAGGTTGACGCGGTTGCTGGATGATCTGCTTGATCTGAGTGTTCTGGAGAACGCGCAGGTCGTGCTGAACTGGCAAACCGGGACCTTGTCCGATGTGCTTGACCGTGCCGTTTCGGCCGCGGGGGGCAGCGGGCCGGAGTTCAAAGTTGACCGGGTTCGTCAGCAAGAGCAATTCGAACTGACGTCCGACCTCGACAGGTTGGCACAGGTTTTCATCAACCTGATCTCGAACGCACGAAAATATTGTGACTCCGAGACCCCGACGTTGCGAATTCGGGTCAAACGTAGCGGAAGCAACCTTGTTCTTGATTTTATTGATAACGGATCGGGAATCCCGACGGAGAAGCAAACGCTCATTTTCGAGAAATTCTCTCGTATCGGCGAGACGAAAGCAGGGGGGGCTGGCCTTGGGTTAGCCATCTGCCGGGAAGTTATGGCACGACTTTCTGGGGCGATTACCTATTTGCCCGGTCAAAAAGGCGCGGCGTTCAGGGTGACCGTTCCTGTTGACGTGACGGCGGCGGAAGCGGCGGAATAA
- a CDS encoding substrate-binding protein has protein sequence MSNSNLTRRGLLKTSAVAGAGVALPTIFTASSAAAYTNEPTGGTVTLGFNVPQTGPYADEGADELRAYELAVEHLNGGGDGGMMNTFTSKALQGNGILGKKVEFVTGDTQTKSDAARASAKSMIEKDGAIMITGGSSSGVAIAVQGLCQEAGVIFMAGLTHSNDTTGKDKKANGFRHFFNAYMSGAALAPVLEKLYGSDRKAYHLTADYTWGWTQEESIVASTEALGWETVNTVKTPLAATDFSSYIAPVLNSGADVLVLNHYGGNMVNSLTNAVQFGLREKQVNGKNFEIVVPLYSRLMAKGAGENVKGIHGSTNWHWSLTDEGSKAFVKSFGEKYGFPPSQAAHTVYCQTLLYADACQRAGSFNPCAVAEALEGFEFDGLGNGKTLYRADDHQCFKDVLVVRGKENPTSEFDLLEVVEVTPAAQVTYEPDHPMFAGGALGSCNPGS, from the coding sequence ATGTCCAATTCGAACCTGACTCGTCGTGGTCTGCTGAAGACCAGCGCAGTCGCTGGTGCCGGCGTCGCACTTCCGACGATCTTCACGGCCTCGAGCGCCGCGGCATATACCAATGAGCCGACAGGCGGCACCGTTACCCTCGGCTTCAACGTGCCGCAAACCGGCCCTTACGCCGATGAGGGCGCCGACGAACTGCGCGCTTACGAACTGGCGGTCGAACACCTGAACGGTGGCGGTGATGGTGGCATGATGAACACCTTCACTTCCAAGGCGCTGCAAGGGAACGGCATCTTGGGCAAGAAGGTCGAGTTCGTCACCGGCGACACGCAAACCAAATCGGACGCTGCCCGTGCTTCGGCCAAGTCGATGATCGAAAAAGACGGTGCGATCATGATCACCGGCGGCTCGTCCTCGGGTGTGGCCATCGCTGTGCAGGGCCTGTGCCAGGAGGCCGGCGTGATCTTCATGGCGGGCCTGACCCACTCGAACGACACCACCGGCAAGGACAAGAAAGCCAACGGTTTCCGTCACTTCTTCAACGCCTACATGTCGGGTGCCGCACTCGCCCCGGTTCTGGAGAAGCTCTACGGCTCGGACCGCAAGGCCTATCACCTGACCGCCGACTACACCTGGGGCTGGACGCAGGAAGAATCGATCGTTGCCTCGACCGAGGCGCTTGGCTGGGAAACCGTGAACACGGTGAAAACCCCGCTGGCCGCGACCGACTTCTCGTCCTACATCGCGCCGGTTCTGAACTCGGGTGCCGACGTTCTGGTGCTCAACCACTACGGCGGCAACATGGTCAACTCGCTGACCAACGCCGTGCAGTTCGGCCTGCGTGAAAAGCAGGTGAACGGCAAGAACTTCGAAATCGTCGTGCCGCTCTACTCGCGCCTCATGGCCAAGGGTGCCGGTGAGAACGTGAAAGGCATCCACGGTTCGACAAACTGGCACTGGTCGCTGACCGATGAAGGCTCCAAGGCGTTCGTCAAATCCTTCGGCGAGAAATACGGCTTCCCGCCGAGCCAGGCCGCGCATACCGTGTACTGCCAGACCCTGCTTTATGCAGACGCCTGTCAGCGTGCCGGGTCGTTCAACCCCTGTGCCGTGGCCGAAGCCCTCGAAGGTTTCGAGTTCGACGGCCTTGGCAACGGCAAGACGCTTTACCGCGCCGACGACCACCAGTGCTTCAAGGACGTTCTGGTTGTGCGCGGGAAAGAGAACCCGACCAGCGAATTCGACCTTCTCGAAGTCGTTGAAGTCACGCCTGCCGCTCAGGTCACCTACGAACCGGATCACCCGATGTTCGCAGGCGGCGCCTTGGGCAGCTGCAACCCGGGCTCCTAA
- a CDS encoding branched-chain amino acid ABC transporter permease, which produces MDAIILQILNGLDKGSAYALIALGLTLIFGTLGVVNFAHGALFMIGAFCAVTLSKILNLSYETIDETKTDFLGNPLKVKTPYVEAWFGPDIGASIIDWAVPLAILFSIPIMIGIGFIMERGLIKHFYKRPHADQILVTFGLAIVLQEIIKYFYGANPIPTGAPEVFRGSFDFGVLLGFDPNAIIYPYWRLVYFAFAAVIIGAVFAFLQFTTFGMVVRAGMADRETVGLLGINIDKRFTIMFGIAAAVAGLAGVMYAPINSPNYHMGMDFLVLSFVVVVVGGMGSLPGAVSAGFLLGVLESFASMNEVKAILPGIDQIIIYLVAIIILLTRPRGLMGRKGVMED; this is translated from the coding sequence ATGGACGCAATCATCCTACAAATTCTAAACGGCCTCGATAAAGGCTCGGCCTATGCGCTGATCGCCCTTGGCCTGACGCTGATCTTCGGTACGCTCGGCGTTGTGAACTTTGCCCACGGGGCGCTGTTCATGATCGGTGCATTTTGCGCCGTCACACTGTCGAAAATCCTGAACCTCAGCTATGAGACCATCGACGAAACAAAGACTGACTTTCTCGGGAACCCCCTGAAAGTCAAAACGCCCTATGTCGAAGCTTGGTTCGGCCCCGACATCGGAGCCAGCATCATCGACTGGGCCGTTCCGCTTGCGATCCTGTTTTCTATCCCGATCATGATCGGCATCGGCTTCATCATGGAGCGTGGCCTGATCAAGCATTTTTACAAGCGTCCACATGCCGACCAGATCTTGGTGACCTTCGGCCTCGCGATCGTGCTTCAGGAAATCATCAAGTATTTCTACGGCGCCAACCCGATCCCGACCGGGGCCCCCGAGGTGTTCCGAGGATCGTTCGACTTTGGCGTTCTGCTGGGCTTTGATCCCAATGCTATCATCTACCCCTACTGGCGACTGGTCTACTTTGCCTTCGCCGCGGTGATCATCGGTGCGGTCTTTGCCTTCCTGCAATTCACCACCTTCGGGATGGTCGTGCGGGCCGGGATGGCCGACCGCGAAACCGTGGGCCTTCTGGGGATCAATATCGACAAGCGCTTTACCATCATGTTCGGTATCGCCGCCGCAGTCGCGGGCCTTGCCGGGGTGATGTATGCCCCGATCAACTCGCCCAACTATCACATGGGCATGGATTTCCTTGTCCTCAGCTTCGTTGTGGTCGTGGTCGGCGGCATGGGCAGCCTACCCGGTGCCGTTTCCGCCGGTTTCCTGCTCGGTGTTCTGGAGAGTTTTGCGTCCATGAACGAGGTCAAGGCCATCCTGCCCGGCATCGACCAGATCATCATCTATCTCGTCGCAATCATCATTCTGCTGACGCGCCCCCGTGGCCTGATGGGCCGCAAAGGCGTGATGGAGGACTAA